One Brevibacterium spongiae DNA segment encodes these proteins:
- a CDS encoding NAD(P)-dependent oxidoreductase: protein MSRRIVITTDYLVPGDSVDRLLREHGLEPVYSPAGGKRADDERRHLLTGAVGAIVSSEPITRDMLAEAADLQIIARSGVGYDSVDIAAAQELGIHVANTPGVNHHAVAELALALILNCAKHLSDVITGVRAGQWPRTAGTELRDKTLGVIGYGPSGRAIAAIGAALGMHVIVGTSHPDTEAGPSIEFTDVDTTIAAADYLTLHARATGTPIIGADRLAAMKETAFIINTARGSLIDESALVAALEKKQIAGAALDVLDVEPMTSENPLRGFDNVWITSHVAGQTVEARERAGLAAAQAVIDVLDGKTPAGLIV, encoded by the coding sequence ATGAGCCGACGCATCGTGATCACCACCGACTACCTCGTCCCCGGCGACAGCGTGGACCGTCTGCTGCGGGAGCACGGACTCGAACCCGTCTACTCCCCGGCAGGCGGCAAGCGCGCTGACGACGAACGCCGGCACCTGCTCACCGGCGCAGTCGGAGCGATCGTCTCCAGTGAGCCGATCACCCGTGACATGCTCGCCGAGGCGGCCGACCTCCAGATCATCGCCCGCAGCGGAGTCGGCTACGACTCCGTCGACATCGCCGCGGCGCAGGAATTGGGCATCCACGTGGCCAACACCCCAGGGGTCAATCACCACGCCGTGGCCGAGCTCGCGCTCGCCCTCATCCTCAACTGCGCCAAGCACCTCAGCGACGTCATCACCGGTGTCAGGGCGGGGCAGTGGCCGCGCACCGCCGGCACCGAACTGCGCGACAAGACCCTCGGCGTCATCGGGTACGGGCCCAGCGGCAGAGCGATCGCGGCAATCGGTGCGGCTCTCGGCATGCACGTCATCGTCGGCACCTCCCACCCCGACACCGAGGCGGGTCCGAGCATCGAGTTCACCGACGTTGACACGACGATCGCCGCAGCCGACTACCTGACGCTGCACGCCCGTGCGACCGGCACCCCGATCATCGGCGCCGACCGCCTCGCAGCGATGAAGGAGACCGCGTTCATCATCAACACTGCCCGCGGATCGCTCATCGATGAGTCCGCCCTCGTCGCGGCGCTCGAGAAGAAGCAGATCGCCGGCGCCGCCCTCGACGTTCTCGACGTCGAACCGATGACGAGTGAGAACCCGCTCCGTGGCTTCGACAATGTCTGGATCACTTCGCATGTGGCCGGGCAGACCGTTGAGGCCCGTGAACGTGCCGGCCTGGCCGCGGCCCAAGCCGTCATCGACGTCCTCGACGGAAAGACCCCGGCTGGGCTCATCGTCTAG
- a CDS encoding TM2 domain-containing protein codes for MTDMSPIEEAQDPSTSAHRLAELAAGQPETQEWVARHPNAYDDLLEWLHTYGTVEAKVAVEQRPSQIPTADQTKVLAGAGTPDTVVPDTAAPGTAASDASAPASAGGFSGSGAASPASGPPVIASPTSSAAYPVSDKKYMTAVFLMLFFGGYGADRFYLGRIGTGVLKLVTLGFGGLWTMIDGLRIANGSLRATDELELDGFREHHRLVQVIVWILAGIYFLSIGLAIGFLIWVFAQAGAASSGVSEYSTSSESDGSGTDGSTAVDDGTDSELDDGYYTADGEYEAGSDLGSDGAGPAQGSQEDSPDSADEDDVGDTDQLLLDAAGYCPSGYDAQAYGETDSAFFVICTDGIDLVYYGESYRLGTGITLSAYETGDGYEATNYEDGVTTVYSVSEYSLTITNQDTGTVALDETVFNWAEDPSVGY; via the coding sequence GCGTACGACGATCTGCTCGAATGGCTGCACACCTATGGCACGGTCGAGGCGAAAGTCGCGGTCGAGCAGAGGCCGAGCCAGATTCCGACTGCGGATCAGACCAAAGTGTTAGCCGGCGCGGGAACCCCGGACACAGTTGTCCCAGACACGGCTGCCCCGGGCACAGCCGCTTCGGACGCCTCCGCCCCCGCCTCGGCGGGCGGATTCTCCGGATCAGGGGCGGCCTCGCCTGCTTCGGGCCCGCCTGTGATCGCGTCTCCGACCTCGTCGGCCGCGTATCCGGTGTCGGATAAGAAGTACATGACAGCTGTCTTTCTCATGCTCTTCTTCGGCGGATATGGTGCCGACCGATTCTATCTGGGCCGAATCGGAACGGGAGTGCTCAAACTCGTCACCCTGGGGTTCGGCGGCTTGTGGACGATGATCGACGGGCTCCGAATCGCCAATGGGTCCCTGCGGGCCACCGATGAGCTAGAGCTCGACGGCTTCCGAGAGCACCATCGACTGGTCCAAGTCATCGTCTGGATACTGGCGGGAATCTATTTCCTCTCAATCGGACTGGCAATCGGTTTCCTCATTTGGGTATTTGCCCAGGCCGGCGCTGCTTCCTCCGGGGTGTCGGAGTATTCGACTTCCTCCGAATCCGATGGTTCGGGAACCGACGGCTCCACCGCTGTCGATGACGGGACAGATTCGGAGCTGGATGACGGGTACTACACCGCTGACGGCGAGTACGAGGCCGGCAGCGACCTGGGCAGCGATGGAGCGGGACCGGCACAGGGCAGTCAGGAAGATTCGCCGGACTCTGCCGACGAAGACGACGTGGGGGATACCGATCAGCTGCTCCTCGACGCGGCCGGTTACTGTCCCAGCGGATATGACGCGCAAGCATACGGAGAGACCGACAGCGCCTTTTTCGTCATCTGCACCGACGGGATCGACCTGGTCTACTACGGCGAGTCCTACCGCCTCGGCACGGGGATCACTCTGTCTGCTTATGAAACCGGCGACGGATACGAAGCGACGAACTATGAGGACGGTGTGACCACTGTCTATTCGGTGAGCGAATATTCGCTGACGATCACCAACCAGGACACGGGGACGGTTGCCCTCGACGAGACCGTGTTCAACTGGGCCGAAGACCCGAGCGTCGGTTACTGA
- a CDS encoding dihydrolipoyl dehydrogenase family protein: protein MTAQSMTDQTTSTDTASSGADHTEHVDLLVIGWGKGGKTLAGTMARAGKEVAVVEQSEMMIGGSCINIACIPTKILVHDAENKRADDDTDEYFAQAVKRRDTLTGAMRKKNHSMLADFDSVLLVSGRAEFTGEREVRVTGGTDTMTITADTVVVNTGSVANIPPIDGAQLGGRIHDSETLQHVDPFPKRLVIVGGGYIGLEFGSMFAHFGSQVTVLDRGPRPLANEDEDVAEVVAEALSDDGVTIVNDASVTAVNDGSDVATVTYEVDGETKTIDAEAVLLAVGRKPATADLGLEKAGIDTDDRGFITTDEYLRTSAEGVYAFGDVNGGPMFTYISLDDNRILADQLLGDGKRSTKDRGSVPYTMFLTPPVARVGLTEKAARDEGYDIKVGAKLQADIAAAPRAKIEGDPRGIVKFVVDAKTDHILGAALVHVHSQEVINTVALAMRHDVTATELRDTIYTHPSATEALNEVLGALK, encoded by the coding sequence ATGACTGCCCAGAGCATGACCGACCAGACCACTTCGACGGACACCGCATCGTCCGGCGCCGACCACACCGAACACGTCGACCTCCTCGTCATCGGCTGGGGCAAGGGCGGCAAGACTCTGGCCGGCACGATGGCCCGCGCGGGCAAGGAAGTCGCTGTCGTCGAACAGTCAGAGATGATGATCGGCGGCTCGTGCATCAACATCGCCTGCATCCCCACGAAGATCCTCGTCCACGACGCCGAGAACAAACGCGCCGACGATGACACCGACGAATACTTCGCCCAGGCCGTCAAACGTCGCGACACCCTGACCGGTGCGATGCGGAAGAAGAACCACTCGATGCTCGCCGATTTCGACTCGGTCCTCCTCGTCAGCGGCCGCGCCGAGTTCACCGGCGAACGCGAGGTCCGCGTCACCGGCGGCACCGACACCATGACTATCACCGCCGACACCGTCGTCGTCAACACCGGATCCGTCGCGAACATCCCGCCCATCGACGGCGCGCAGCTCGGCGGCCGCATCCACGACTCCGAAACCCTGCAGCACGTCGACCCTTTCCCCAAGCGACTCGTCATCGTCGGCGGCGGCTACATCGGCCTCGAATTCGGATCGATGTTCGCCCACTTCGGCTCGCAGGTCACCGTCCTCGACCGGGGGCCGCGCCCGCTGGCGAACGAGGATGAAGACGTCGCCGAGGTGGTCGCCGAGGCGCTGTCCGACGATGGCGTCACCATCGTCAATGACGCTTCCGTGACCGCAGTCAATGATGGATCTGACGTCGCGACCGTGACCTATGAGGTCGACGGTGAGACGAAGACCATCGACGCCGAGGCGGTCCTCCTCGCCGTCGGACGCAAGCCCGCGACTGCCGACCTCGGACTCGAGAAGGCCGGCATCGACACCGACGACCGCGGGTTCATCACCACCGATGAGTACCTGCGCACCTCTGCCGAGGGCGTCTATGCGTTCGGTGATGTCAACGGCGGACCGATGTTCACCTACATCTCGCTCGATGACAACCGGATCCTCGCCGACCAGCTCCTCGGCGACGGGAAGCGGTCGACGAAGGACCGCGGCTCCGTGCCGTACACGATGTTCCTCACCCCACCCGTCGCCCGCGTCGGCCTGACCGAGAAGGCCGCCCGCGACGAAGGCTATGACATCAAGGTCGGAGCGAAGCTCCAGGCCGATATCGCGGCAGCACCGCGGGCAAAGATCGAAGGCGACCCGCGCGGCATCGTCAAGTTCGTCGTCGACGCGAAGACCGACCACATCCTCGGTGCTGCACTCGTCCACGTGCACTCGCAGGAGGTCATCAACACCGTGGCGCTGGCGATGCGCCACGACGTCACCGCGACCGAACTGCGCGACACGATCTACACCCACCCCTCGGCCACCGAGGCGCTCAACGAGGTCCTCGGCGCGCTCAAGTGA
- a CDS encoding vWA domain-containing protein — translation MTSASAQKRTEAAHRPARTTLPIFIGILASLALLLSACGLFRPGGSGDAVTPTQSDESAEGVGSTDSRDATVQAKPTAIILDASGSMTATDAPGQRFAAAQKAVKALVETIPDGQDTALITYGTETGNADSEKSAGCQDVTTVLKSAPIDKGAFASAVDGLKPSGYTPISLALKTAAAELPDSGERAIVLLSDGIDTCADEGDQLDPCTTAQDLGSDGELTIHTVGFRVDGRTSEQLDCLSRVTKGSSWDAVNDKQLSTRLAMAINPELAKSLLSPSGYKGLEPGMTAEEARQEGGFDDDIPASGRVEIVYVDCTLIFVDGVLEAIESDKLSTIDHIKPGDDIAEAEAIYADPKLPTEITDEGAAIYSADPVSGTGFKFYFDGAKSHQPGQDLSGTITKMVVCKCATTNSYSVAAPPVGIFPGCEFQQNCRIYDAAQVQHPTQGALTLVLIDVDGDPTSQLSFGHLYMVDSTGKVMNADGSVAGADEDHGPYDTSGYGDQLSDIFRFMDPVTDRSGDVFFCAPGVEGLLAMNLFIDPDGYFTEERHRIDYDTVDGPNPLDAFTYGDSSWGDIDEDGYYTLVFDDGSSRTTFHRGSDGYVPD, via the coding sequence ATGACCTCAGCATCCGCCCAAAAGAGAACCGAGGCAGCACACAGACCTGCTCGCACGACACTGCCAATTTTCATCGGCATTCTCGCATCGCTGGCATTGCTGCTGTCGGCATGCGGACTGTTTCGCCCCGGGGGTTCTGGAGATGCTGTCACACCAACTCAATCCGACGAATCGGCCGAGGGCGTGGGGTCGACGGACTCGCGCGATGCGACGGTGCAAGCCAAGCCGACCGCGATCATCCTTGATGCATCTGGGTCGATGACCGCCACGGATGCGCCCGGGCAGCGATTCGCTGCGGCCCAGAAGGCGGTCAAGGCTCTGGTGGAGACCATCCCTGACGGCCAGGACACGGCACTGATCACCTATGGCACAGAGACCGGCAATGCGGACTCGGAGAAGTCCGCCGGCTGTCAGGACGTCACGACCGTTCTCAAGTCTGCTCCCATCGACAAAGGAGCGTTCGCCTCGGCGGTGGATGGACTCAAACCATCGGGATACACACCGATCTCATTGGCATTGAAAACGGCGGCAGCCGAACTCCCCGATTCGGGTGAGCGGGCCATTGTGCTGCTGTCGGACGGGATCGACACCTGCGCGGACGAAGGCGATCAGCTCGACCCGTGCACCACCGCACAGGATCTGGGAAGCGACGGCGAGCTGACCATTCACACGGTCGGGTTCCGGGTGGACGGTCGGACATCGGAGCAGCTCGACTGCCTGTCCCGAGTGACCAAAGGATCCAGCTGGGATGCGGTCAATGACAAACAGCTGAGCACCCGGCTGGCGATGGCGATCAATCCCGAGCTGGCGAAGTCGCTGTTGTCGCCTTCCGGCTACAAGGGACTGGAACCAGGAATGACTGCTGAGGAGGCTCGGCAGGAGGGCGGCTTCGATGACGACATCCCCGCCAGCGGACGTGTCGAGATCGTCTATGTCGATTGCACACTCATCTTCGTCGACGGCGTGCTCGAGGCGATTGAATCCGACAAACTGTCCACGATCGATCACATCAAACCCGGTGACGATATCGCCGAGGCGGAAGCCATTTATGCAGACCCCAAACTTCCGACCGAGATCACCGATGAAGGCGCGGCGATCTATTCGGCCGACCCCGTGTCAGGGACCGGATTCAAGTTCTACTTTGACGGAGCCAAGAGCCACCAGCCTGGCCAGGATCTGTCGGGAACGATCACGAAGATGGTGGTCTGCAAATGCGCCACCACTAATTCCTATTCGGTCGCGGCTCCGCCTGTTGGAATCTTCCCCGGATGCGAATTCCAACAGAACTGCCGGATCTACGACGCAGCACAGGTGCAACACCCGACGCAGGGAGCCTTGACGCTTGTGCTCATCGACGTCGATGGAGATCCGACATCGCAGCTCTCCTTCGGCCACCTGTACATGGTTGACAGCACGGGCAAGGTGATGAATGCCGACGGCAGCGTCGCCGGGGCTGATGAGGACCACGGGCCATATGACACCAGTGGGTACGGAGACCAGCTGTCTGACATTTTCAGGTTCATGGATCCAGTGACCGACCGAAGTGGGGATGTCTTCTTCTGCGCTCCGGGTGTTGAAGGATTGTTGGCGATGAATCTGTTTATCGATCCTGACGGCTACTTCACCGAGGAGCGGCATCGGATCGACTATGACACCGTCGATGGGCCGAACCCACTCGACGCATTCACCTACGGCGACAGTTCGTGGGGTGACATCGATGAAGACGGTTACTACACACTCGTCTTCGACGACGGATCAAGCCGAACCACATTTCACAGGGGAAGTGACGGCTATGTCCCTGACTAG
- a CDS encoding DUF2690 domain-containing protein, translating into MLSIINYTRYQYGHGFPKFLLISHQNRKIGMQVSASARVIMESVQAEHRSERLTMTELDFGGPAGHAEPVEPSLNDPDFPASADDSVERFAQDLRQLRHSHDFPKLTTMQFHTGISKSTISAALRGDRLPSEKTVRALADFFDADAEDWSRRRGALDRKTPAARTEPEVGFNAETGLLETPTELGGEGTRDAAGARTGEVDELLTATPRMVRRRVLVLATVATSIVTAFATSLAWYVLTPTASNAQASTVEHYVDFSTGVDPLLTVCRTDAEVAAAADKLQGTVFVEIMRSARCHAVWARATRYDAKTAGNSIHVKLYRSSVSSESEAQNAQSTNTQSVYTPMLVLDADDSGLCASATLTRGEESLETASPVCI; encoded by the coding sequence GTGTTGTCCATTATCAACTACACCCGATATCAATATGGTCACGGTTTTCCGAAATTCCTTCTTATTTCACATCAAAACCGCAAAATTGGAATGCAAGTATCCGCCTCTGCACGGGTGATCATGGAGTCCGTGCAGGCCGAGCATCGATCGGAGCGATTGACGATGACGGAACTCGATTTCGGTGGCCCAGCTGGTCATGCCGAGCCCGTCGAACCGTCGCTGAATGATCCAGACTTCCCCGCCTCAGCAGATGATTCAGTAGAACGGTTTGCACAGGATCTGCGTCAGCTGCGGCATTCCCACGACTTTCCCAAGCTCACGACGATGCAATTCCACACTGGGATTTCGAAATCAACGATCTCGGCCGCGCTCAGGGGAGATCGGCTGCCATCGGAAAAGACCGTCCGAGCCCTTGCCGACTTCTTCGATGCCGATGCAGAGGATTGGTCACGGCGCAGAGGTGCCCTGGATCGGAAGACCCCTGCAGCACGCACTGAACCCGAAGTGGGGTTCAACGCTGAAACGGGATTGTTGGAGACACCCACGGAACTGGGAGGTGAGGGCACTCGCGACGCTGCCGGCGCCCGCACCGGCGAAGTGGACGAACTGCTCACCGCTACACCGCGCATGGTCAGACGCCGAGTCCTGGTTCTGGCCACTGTAGCCACCTCGATCGTGACCGCCTTCGCCACAAGTCTCGCCTGGTATGTGCTCACTCCCACCGCCAGCAATGCTCAAGCGTCCACGGTCGAACACTATGTTGACTTCTCCACCGGGGTGGATCCGCTGCTGACCGTGTGCCGAACAGACGCCGAAGTCGCCGCCGCGGCCGACAAGCTTCAAGGTACGGTCTTCGTCGAGATCATGCGCTCCGCACGGTGCCACGCCGTATGGGCTCGTGCCACGAGATATGACGCGAAGACCGCCGGCAACTCCATCCACGTGAAGCTCTACCGCTCCAGCGTATCCTCTGAGTCCGAGGCACAGAACGCCCAATCGACGAACACGCAGTCTGTCTATACCCCGATGCTTGTGCTCGATGCAGATGACAGTGGCCTTTGCGCCTCGGCCACTCTGACCCGTGGCGAAGAGAGCCTAGAGACAGCGTCACCGGTCTGTATCTGA
- a CDS encoding MmcQ/YjbR family DNA-binding protein: protein MAHAQMLDDDDPLLHRLRAIALGLPEAAEKISHGRPTFFTKKTFAIFGGTVKIGPKQMEQRPHSVLILPDPADAEVLLEWPDSYVPMYLGPSGWIGLEIVDLDDGEVLELLVDSYRNTASARLVRTLDTQQ from the coding sequence ATGGCGCATGCGCAGATGTTAGATGACGACGATCCGCTCCTGCACCGGCTGCGCGCGATCGCGCTTGGCCTGCCCGAGGCTGCCGAGAAGATCTCCCACGGACGCCCCACCTTCTTCACGAAGAAGACCTTCGCCATCTTCGGCGGCACAGTGAAGATCGGCCCGAAACAGATGGAGCAGCGCCCTCACTCGGTGCTTATCCTCCCCGATCCCGCCGACGCCGAGGTGCTCCTCGAGTGGCCCGATAGCTACGTTCCCATGTACCTGGGCCCATCCGGCTGGATCGGCCTCGAGATTGTCGACCTCGACGACGGGGAGGTCCTGGAGCTGCTCGTTGACTCGTACCGGAACACCGCCTCGGCGAGGTTGGTCAGGACGCTCGACACTCAGCAATGA